Proteins encoded in a region of the Vicia villosa cultivar HV-30 ecotype Madison, WI linkage group LG5, Vvil1.0, whole genome shotgun sequence genome:
- the LOC131603075 gene encoding probable methyltransferase At1g29790, which yields MGFTFSTMTLNLLLLIAMVATNILSLYHLSTTLQSPKSSPKPLPQIPDELLRQLHTIRATINHLTRLQDTNPNPSTKSSIPSDLLLYSHLSPIASSCHNHPDLLHKYMTYTPFSLCPSDSELAESLILRGCHPLPRRRCFSPTPKKQTPSSSFPHNPFPSSLPDSSVIWDRYSCKSFDCLNRQNPNLGFQPSRETSKFTSYTSDLDLPVQQLIQIAKSAKSVLRLGLDVGGGTGSFAAAMKLRNVTVVTTTMNVVAPYSEAVALRGLVPLHVPLQQRLPIFDGVVDIVRCGRAVNRWIPVTMLEFLLFDVDRVLRGGGYLWLDHFFSKGVDLEKVYAPLIGKLGYKKVKWATGNKTDAGGVKNGEVYLTVLLQKPLSR from the coding sequence atGGGTTTCACATTCAGCACCATGACTCTGAATCTCCTTCTCTTAATAGCAATGGTAGCCACCAACATTCTCTCCCTCTACCACCTCTCCACAACCCTCCAATCTCCCAAATCCTCCCCAAAACCACTCCCACAAATCCCCGACGAACTCCTCCGTCAACTCCACACCATACGCGCCACCATCAACCACCTCACGCGCCTCCAAGACACCAACCCCAATCCCAGCACCAAATCCTCAATCCCTTCAGATCTATTACTCTACTCCCACCTCTCTCCAATTGCTTCATCCTGCCACAATCACCCTGATCTTCTTCACAAGTACATGACCTACACACCGTTCTCTCTTTGCCCCTCCGATTCCGAACTCGCTGAATCGCTAATTCTTCGCGGTTGTCACCCTCTCCCTCGCCGCCGTTGCTTCTCTCCGACGCCGAAGAAGCAAACTCCGTCGAGCTCGTTTCCTCATAACCCTTTCCCATCTTCCCTCCCTGATTCATCCGTCATTTGGGATCGTTACTCATGCAAATCCTTCGATTGTCTCAAccgtcaaaaccctaatctcggATTCCAACCCTCTCGTGAAACTTCCAAGTTTACTTCCTACACTTCCGACTTGGATCTACCTGTTCAACAGCTTATCCAGATCGCGAAATCGGCGAAATCGGTTCTCCGTCTTGGCCTCGACGTCGGCGGAGGTACAGGATCGTTCGCGGCAGCGATGAAGCTCCGGAATGTTACTGTGGTGACAACTACCATGAATGTTGTGGCGCCTTACAGTGAGGCTGTTGCGTTGAGGGGACTTGTGCCACTTCATGTGCCGTTGCAGCAGAGGCTGCCGATTTTCGATGGTGTTGTGGATATTGTTCGGTGTGGGCGTGCGGTGAATAGGTGGATTCCGGTGACGATGTTGGAGTTTTTGTTGTTTGATGTTGATAGAGTGTTGAGAGGTGGAGGGTATTTGTGGTTGGATCATTTTTTCAGTAAGGGTGTGGATCTTGAGAAAGTTTATGCGCCTTTGATTGGGAAATTGGGGTACAAGAAGGTGAAGTGGGCGACGGGGAATAAGACGGATGCCGGTGGTGTCAAGAATGGGGAGGTTTACTTGACTGTGTTGCTGCAGAAGCCTCTCTCAAGATGA